In one Cygnus olor isolate bCygOlo1 chromosome 27, bCygOlo1.pri.v2, whole genome shotgun sequence genomic region, the following are encoded:
- the OGDH gene encoding 2-oxoglutarate dehydrogenase, mitochondrial isoform X3: protein MFNLRTCAAKLRPLTASQTVKTISQHRLAAPRTFQRIRCYSAPVAAEPFLSGTSSNYVEEMYYAWLENPKSVHKSWDIFFRNANAGAAPGTAYQSPPPLSTSLSALSQAQFLVQAQPNVDKLVEDHLAVQSLIRAYQIRGHHVAQLDPLGILDADLDSSVPADIISSTDKLGFYGLDESDLDKVFHLPTTTFIGGNESALPLREIIRRLEMAYCQHIGVEFMFINDLEQCQWIRQKFETPGIMQFTNEEKRTLLARLVRSTRFEEFLHRKWSSEKRFGLEGCEVLIPALKTIIDKSSEKGVDYVIMGMPHRGRLNVLANVIRKELEQIFCQFDSKLEAADEGSGDVKYHLGMYHRRINRVTDRNITLSLVANPSHLEAADPVVQGKTKAEQFYCGDTEGKKVMSILLHGDAAFAGQGIVYETFHLSDLPSYTTHGTVHVVVNNQIGFTTDPRMARSSPYPTDVARVVNAPIFHVNADDPEAVVYVCNVAAEWRSTFHKDVVVDLVCYRRNGHNEMDEPMFTQPLMYKQIRKQKPVLQKYAELLISQGVVNQPEYEEEIAKYDKICEEAHARSKDEKILHIKHWLDSPWPGFFTLDGQPRSMTCPSTGLNEEDLTHIGQVASSVPVEDFTIHGGLSRILKTRGEMVKNRTVDWALAEYMAFGSLLKEGIHIRLSGQDVERGTFSHRHHVLHDQNVDKRTCIPMNHLWPNQAPYTVCNSSLSEYGVLGFELGFAMASPNALVLWEAQFGDFHNTAQCIIDQFICPGQAKWVRQNGIVLLLPHGMEGMGPEHSSARPERFLQMCNDDPDVFPKLDDFDVRQLYDCNWIVVNCSTPANFFHVLRRQILLPFRKPLIIFTPKSLLRHPEARSSFDDMLPGTHFLRVIPDSGPAAQNPGNVKRVLFCTGKVYYDLTRERKARQMEADVAITRVEQLSPFPFDLLQKEAQKYPNAELVWCQEEHKNQGYYDYVKPRLRTTINRAKPVWYAGREPAAAPATGNKKTHLTELQRLLDTAFNLDAFKDLA, encoded by the exons TCATGGGACATCTTCTTCCGCAACGCCAATGCcggagctgctccaggcaccgCTTACCAAAGCCCCCCCCCACTGAGCACCAGCCTTTCTGCACTGTCGCAAGCACAGTTCCTGGTTCAAGCACAGCCCAACGTAGACAAACTGGTGGAAGACCACCTTGCAGTGCAATCTCTCATCAGGGCATACCAG ATTCGAGGGCACCATGTAGCACAACTCGACCCACTGGGCATCTTGGATGCGGACCTGGACTCGTCCGTTCCGGCCGATATTATCTCATCCACAGACAAACTGG GCTTTTACGGGCTGGATGAATCTGACCTCGACAAGGTCTTCCACTTGCCCACAACCACTTTCATCGGAGGAAACGAGTCGGCTCTTCCGCTCCGGGAAATCATCCGCCGCCTGGAG ATGGCGTACTGCCAGCACATCGGCGTGGAGTTCATGTTCATCAACGACCTGGAGCAGTGCCAGTGGATTCGGCAGAAGTTCGAGACCCCGGGGATCATGCAGTTCACCAACGAAGAGAAGCGCACGCTGCTGGCCAGGCTGGTCCGCTCCACCAG GTTTGAGGAGTTCCTCCATCGGAAATGGTCCTCGGAGAAGCGTTTTGGTCTGGAGGGCTGTGAAGTGCTGATCCCAGCCTTAAAGACCATTATCGATAAGTCGAGTGAGAAGGGAGTGGATTATGTTATCATGGGGATGCCCCACAG AGGGCGTCTGAATGTTCTCGCCAATGTGAtcaggaaggagctggagcagatcTTCTGTCAGTTCGACTCCAAGCTGGAGGCTGCTGACGAG gGCTCCGGTGACGTGAAGTACCACCTGGGGATGTACCACCGGAGGATCAACCGCGTCACCGACAGGAACATCACCCTTTCCCTGGTGGCAAACCCCTCTCACTTGGAGGCAGCCGACCCCGTTGTTCAAGGCAAGACTAAAGCGGAGCAGTTTTACTGCGGGGACAcggaagggaagaag GTGATGTCCATCCTCCTGCACGGAGACGCGGCCTTCGCCGGGCAGGGAATCGTGTACGAGACGTTCCACCTGAGCGACCTGCCCTCCTACACCACGCACGGCACCGTGCACGTCGTGGTGAACAACCAG ATCGGGTTCACCACGGACCCCCGCATGGCCCGCTCCTCGCCGTACCCCACGGACGTGGCCCGCGTGGTGAACGCGCCCATCTTCCACGTCAACGCCGACGACCCGGAGGCCGTGGTGTACGTGTGTAACGTGGCAGCGGAGTGGCGGAGCACCTTCCATAAGGACGTGGTCGTGGATTTG GTGTGTTACAGGCGCAACGGGCACAATGAGATGGATGAGCCCATGTTCACACAGCCTCTGATGTACAAACAGATCCGGAAGCAGAAGCCGGTGCTGCAGAAATACGCGGAGCTGTTAATTTCACAGGGGGTGGTAAATCAGCCGGAGTACGAG GAGGAAATTGCCAAGTATGATAAGATATGCGAGGAGGCCCATGCAAGATCCAAGGATGAGAAGATATTGCACATCAAGCATTGGCTGGACTCACCCTGGCCTG GTTTCTTCACTCTGGACGGCCAGCCCCGCAGCATGACCTGCCCTTCCACCGGCCTGAACGAGGAGGACTTGACGCACATCGGCCAAGTGGCCAGCTCCGTGCCGGTGGAGGATTTCACTATCCACGGAG GTTTGAGCCGTATTCTGAAAACCCGCGGGGAGATGGTGAAGAACAGGACTGTGGACTGGGCCCTGGCAGAGTACATGGCGTTCGgctccctcctcaaagagggCATCCACATCCGCCTGAGCGGCCAGGACGTCGAGAGGGGGACGTTCAG ccATCGCCACCACGTCCTGCACGACCAGAACGTGGACAAGAGGACATGCATCCCCATGAACCACCTGTGGCCCAACCAGGCCCCCTACACCGTGTGCAACAGCTCCCTGTCCGAGTACGGCGTCCTCG GCTTCGAGCTGGGCTTTGCCATGGCCAGCCCCAACGCCCTGGTGCTTTGGGAGGCCCAGTTCGGGGACTTCCACAACACCGCCCAGTGCATAATCGACCAGTTCATCTGTCCTGGGCAGGCCAAGTGGGTGAGGCAGAACGGCATCGTCCTGCTGCTTCCCCATGGCATGGAGGGCATG GGTCCTGAGCACTCGTCCGCCCGCCCAGAGCGATTCTTGCAGATGTGCAACGACGATCCCGACGTCTTCCCT AAACTGGACGACTTTGACGTGCGCCAGCTGTACGACTGCAACTGGATCGTCGTGAACTGCTCCACTCCAGCCAACTTCTTCCACGTCCTCCGGCGCCAGATCCTCCTGCCCTTCCGCAAGCCG ctgaTAATCTTCACTCCAAAGTCGCTGCTGCGCCACCCCGAAGCTCGCTCCAGCTTCGATGACATGCTGCCAG GCACCCATTTCCTCCGCGTCATCCCCGACAGCGGCCCCGCAGCCCAGAACCCCGGGAACGTCAAGCGGGTGCTGTTCTGCACCGGCAAGGTGTACTACGACCTGACGCGGGAGCGCAAGGCCCGGCAGATGGAGGCCGACGTGGCCATCACCAGGGTGGAGCAG CTGTCCCCGTTCCCCTTCGACCTCCTGCAGAAGGAGGCGCAGAAGTACCCCAACGCCGAGCTGgtgtggtgccaggaggagcACAAGAACCAGGGCTACTACGACTACGTCAAGCCCCGGCTGCGCACCACCATCAACCGCGCCAAGCCCGTGTG GTACGCGGGGAGGGAGCCGGCCGCTGCCCCCGCCACGGGCAACAAGAAGACGCACCTGACGGAGCTGCAGCGCCTGCTGGACACAGCCTTCAACCTGGACGCCTTCAAGGACCTGGCCTGA
- the OGDH gene encoding 2-oxoglutarate dehydrogenase, mitochondrial isoform X1 yields MFNLRTCAAKLRPLTASQTVKTISQHRLAAPRTFQRIRCYSAPVAAEPFLSGTSSNYVEEMYYAWLENPKSVHKSWDIFFRNANAGAAPGTAYQSPPPLSTSLSALSQAQFLVQAQPNVDKLVEDHLAVQSLIRAYQIRGHHVAQLDPLGILDADLDSSVPADIISSTDKLDLAVFKERLRVLTVGGFYGLDESDLDKVFHLPTTTFIGGNESALPLREIIRRLEMAYCQHIGVEFMFINDLEQCQWIRQKFETPGIMQFTNEEKRTLLARLVRSTRFEEFLHRKWSSEKRFGLEGCEVLIPALKTIIDKSSEKGVDYVIMGMPHRGRLNVLANVIRKELEQIFCQFDSKLEAADEGSGDVKYHLGMYHRRINRVTDRNITLSLVANPSHLEAADPVVQGKTKAEQFYCGDTEGKKVMSILLHGDAAFAGQGIVYETFHLSDLPSYTTHGTVHVVVNNQIGFTTDPRMARSSPYPTDVARVVNAPIFHVNADDPEAVVYVCNVAAEWRSTFHKDVVVDLVCYRRNGHNEMDEPMFTQPLMYKQIRKQKPVLQKYAELLISQGVVNQPEYEEEIAKYDKICEEAHARSKDEKILHIKHWLDSPWPGFFTLDGQPRSMTCPSTGLNEEDLTHIGQVASSVPVEDFTIHGGLSRILKTRGEMVKNRTVDWALAEYMAFGSLLKEGIHIRLSGQDVERGTFSHRHHVLHDQNVDKRTCIPMNHLWPNQAPYTVCNSSLSEYGVLGFELGFAMASPNALVLWEAQFGDFHNTAQCIIDQFICPGQAKWVRQNGIVLLLPHGMEGMGPEHSSARPERFLQMCNDDPDVFPKLDDFDVRQLYDCNWIVVNCSTPANFFHVLRRQILLPFRKPLIIFTPKSLLRHPEARSSFDDMLPGTHFLRVIPDSGPAAQNPGNVKRVLFCTGKVYYDLTRERKARQMEADVAITRVEQLSPFPFDLLQKEAQKYPNAELVWCQEEHKNQGYYDYVKPRLRTTINRAKPVWYAGREPAAAPATGNKKTHLTELQRLLDTAFNLDAFKDLA; encoded by the exons TCATGGGACATCTTCTTCCGCAACGCCAATGCcggagctgctccaggcaccgCTTACCAAAGCCCCCCCCCACTGAGCACCAGCCTTTCTGCACTGTCGCAAGCACAGTTCCTGGTTCAAGCACAGCCCAACGTAGACAAACTGGTGGAAGACCACCTTGCAGTGCAATCTCTCATCAGGGCATACCAG ATTCGAGGGCACCATGTAGCACAACTCGACCCACTGGGCATCTTGGATGCGGACCTGGACTCGTCCGTTCCGGCCGATATTATCTCATCCACAGACAAACTGG aCCTCGCAGTGTTcaaggagcggctgagagtGTTAACAGTAGGAG GCTTTTACGGGCTGGATGAATCTGACCTCGACAAGGTCTTCCACTTGCCCACAACCACTTTCATCGGAGGAAACGAGTCGGCTCTTCCGCTCCGGGAAATCATCCGCCGCCTGGAG ATGGCGTACTGCCAGCACATCGGCGTGGAGTTCATGTTCATCAACGACCTGGAGCAGTGCCAGTGGATTCGGCAGAAGTTCGAGACCCCGGGGATCATGCAGTTCACCAACGAAGAGAAGCGCACGCTGCTGGCCAGGCTGGTCCGCTCCACCAG GTTTGAGGAGTTCCTCCATCGGAAATGGTCCTCGGAGAAGCGTTTTGGTCTGGAGGGCTGTGAAGTGCTGATCCCAGCCTTAAAGACCATTATCGATAAGTCGAGTGAGAAGGGAGTGGATTATGTTATCATGGGGATGCCCCACAG AGGGCGTCTGAATGTTCTCGCCAATGTGAtcaggaaggagctggagcagatcTTCTGTCAGTTCGACTCCAAGCTGGAGGCTGCTGACGAG gGCTCCGGTGACGTGAAGTACCACCTGGGGATGTACCACCGGAGGATCAACCGCGTCACCGACAGGAACATCACCCTTTCCCTGGTGGCAAACCCCTCTCACTTGGAGGCAGCCGACCCCGTTGTTCAAGGCAAGACTAAAGCGGAGCAGTTTTACTGCGGGGACAcggaagggaagaag GTGATGTCCATCCTCCTGCACGGAGACGCGGCCTTCGCCGGGCAGGGAATCGTGTACGAGACGTTCCACCTGAGCGACCTGCCCTCCTACACCACGCACGGCACCGTGCACGTCGTGGTGAACAACCAG ATCGGGTTCACCACGGACCCCCGCATGGCCCGCTCCTCGCCGTACCCCACGGACGTGGCCCGCGTGGTGAACGCGCCCATCTTCCACGTCAACGCCGACGACCCGGAGGCCGTGGTGTACGTGTGTAACGTGGCAGCGGAGTGGCGGAGCACCTTCCATAAGGACGTGGTCGTGGATTTG GTGTGTTACAGGCGCAACGGGCACAATGAGATGGATGAGCCCATGTTCACACAGCCTCTGATGTACAAACAGATCCGGAAGCAGAAGCCGGTGCTGCAGAAATACGCGGAGCTGTTAATTTCACAGGGGGTGGTAAATCAGCCGGAGTACGAG GAGGAAATTGCCAAGTATGATAAGATATGCGAGGAGGCCCATGCAAGATCCAAGGATGAGAAGATATTGCACATCAAGCATTGGCTGGACTCACCCTGGCCTG GTTTCTTCACTCTGGACGGCCAGCCCCGCAGCATGACCTGCCCTTCCACCGGCCTGAACGAGGAGGACTTGACGCACATCGGCCAAGTGGCCAGCTCCGTGCCGGTGGAGGATTTCACTATCCACGGAG GTTTGAGCCGTATTCTGAAAACCCGCGGGGAGATGGTGAAGAACAGGACTGTGGACTGGGCCCTGGCAGAGTACATGGCGTTCGgctccctcctcaaagagggCATCCACATCCGCCTGAGCGGCCAGGACGTCGAGAGGGGGACGTTCAG ccATCGCCACCACGTCCTGCACGACCAGAACGTGGACAAGAGGACATGCATCCCCATGAACCACCTGTGGCCCAACCAGGCCCCCTACACCGTGTGCAACAGCTCCCTGTCCGAGTACGGCGTCCTCG GCTTCGAGCTGGGCTTTGCCATGGCCAGCCCCAACGCCCTGGTGCTTTGGGAGGCCCAGTTCGGGGACTTCCACAACACCGCCCAGTGCATAATCGACCAGTTCATCTGTCCTGGGCAGGCCAAGTGGGTGAGGCAGAACGGCATCGTCCTGCTGCTTCCCCATGGCATGGAGGGCATG GGTCCTGAGCACTCGTCCGCCCGCCCAGAGCGATTCTTGCAGATGTGCAACGACGATCCCGACGTCTTCCCT AAACTGGACGACTTTGACGTGCGCCAGCTGTACGACTGCAACTGGATCGTCGTGAACTGCTCCACTCCAGCCAACTTCTTCCACGTCCTCCGGCGCCAGATCCTCCTGCCCTTCCGCAAGCCG ctgaTAATCTTCACTCCAAAGTCGCTGCTGCGCCACCCCGAAGCTCGCTCCAGCTTCGATGACATGCTGCCAG GCACCCATTTCCTCCGCGTCATCCCCGACAGCGGCCCCGCAGCCCAGAACCCCGGGAACGTCAAGCGGGTGCTGTTCTGCACCGGCAAGGTGTACTACGACCTGACGCGGGAGCGCAAGGCCCGGCAGATGGAGGCCGACGTGGCCATCACCAGGGTGGAGCAG CTGTCCCCGTTCCCCTTCGACCTCCTGCAGAAGGAGGCGCAGAAGTACCCCAACGCCGAGCTGgtgtggtgccaggaggagcACAAGAACCAGGGCTACTACGACTACGTCAAGCCCCGGCTGCGCACCACCATCAACCGCGCCAAGCCCGTGTG GTACGCGGGGAGGGAGCCGGCCGCTGCCCCCGCCACGGGCAACAAGAAGACGCACCTGACGGAGCTGCAGCGCCTGCTGGACACAGCCTTCAACCTGGACGCCTTCAAGGACCTGGCCTGA
- the OGDH gene encoding 2-oxoglutarate dehydrogenase, mitochondrial isoform X4, with protein sequence MFNLRTCAAKLRPLTASQTVKTISQHRLAAPRTFQRIRCYSAPVAAEPFLSGTSSNYVEEMYYAWLENPKSVHKSWDIFFRNANAGAAPGTAYQSPPPLSTSLSALSQAQFLVQAQPNVDKLVEDHLAVQSLIRAYQVRGHHIAKLDPLGISCVNFDDAPVTVSPNVGFYGLDESDLDKVFHLPTTTFIGGNESALPLREIIRRLEMAYCQHIGVEFMFINDLEQCQWIRQKFETPGIMQFTNEEKRTLLARLVRSTRFEEFLHRKWSSEKRFGLEGCEVLIPALKTIIDKSSEKGVDYVIMGMPHRGRLNVLANVIRKELEQIFCQFDSKLEAADEGSGDVKYHLGMYHRRINRVTDRNITLSLVANPSHLEAADPVVQGKTKAEQFYCGDTEGKKVMSILLHGDAAFAGQGIVYETFHLSDLPSYTTHGTVHVVVNNQIGFTTDPRMARSSPYPTDVARVVNAPIFHVNADDPEAVVYVCNVAAEWRSTFHKDVVVDLVCYRRNGHNEMDEPMFTQPLMYKQIRKQKPVLQKYAELLISQGVVNQPEYEEEIAKYDKICEEAHARSKDEKILHIKHWLDSPWPGFFTLDGQPRSMTCPSTGLNEEDLTHIGQVASSVPVEDFTIHGGLSRILKTRGEMVKNRTVDWALAEYMAFGSLLKEGIHIRLSGQDVERGTFSHRHHVLHDQNVDKRTCIPMNHLWPNQAPYTVCNSSLSEYGVLGFELGFAMASPNALVLWEAQFGDFHNTAQCIIDQFICPGQAKWVRQNGIVLLLPHGMEGMGPEHSSARPERFLQMCNDDPDVFPKLDDFDVRQLYDCNWIVVNCSTPANFFHVLRRQILLPFRKPLIIFTPKSLLRHPEARSSFDDMLPGTHFLRVIPDSGPAAQNPGNVKRVLFCTGKVYYDLTRERKARQMEADVAITRVEQLSPFPFDLLQKEAQKYPNAELVWCQEEHKNQGYYDYVKPRLRTTINRAKPVWYAGREPAAAPATGNKKTHLTELQRLLDTAFNLDAFKDLA encoded by the exons TCATGGGACATCTTCTTCCGCAACGCCAATGCcggagctgctccaggcaccgCTTACCAAAGCCCCCCCCCACTGAGCACCAGCCTTTCTGCACTGTCGCAAGCACAGTTCCTGGTTCAAGCACAGCCCAACGTAGACAAACTGGTGGAAGACCACCTTGCAGTGCAATCTCTCATCAGGGCATACCAG GTCAGGGGCCATCACATTGCAAAGCTTGATCCTCTCGGCATTAGTTGTGTAAATTTTGATGATGCGCCAGTAACTGTTTCTCCAAACGTCG GCTTTTACGGGCTGGATGAATCTGACCTCGACAAGGTCTTCCACTTGCCCACAACCACTTTCATCGGAGGAAACGAGTCGGCTCTTCCGCTCCGGGAAATCATCCGCCGCCTGGAG ATGGCGTACTGCCAGCACATCGGCGTGGAGTTCATGTTCATCAACGACCTGGAGCAGTGCCAGTGGATTCGGCAGAAGTTCGAGACCCCGGGGATCATGCAGTTCACCAACGAAGAGAAGCGCACGCTGCTGGCCAGGCTGGTCCGCTCCACCAG GTTTGAGGAGTTCCTCCATCGGAAATGGTCCTCGGAGAAGCGTTTTGGTCTGGAGGGCTGTGAAGTGCTGATCCCAGCCTTAAAGACCATTATCGATAAGTCGAGTGAGAAGGGAGTGGATTATGTTATCATGGGGATGCCCCACAG AGGGCGTCTGAATGTTCTCGCCAATGTGAtcaggaaggagctggagcagatcTTCTGTCAGTTCGACTCCAAGCTGGAGGCTGCTGACGAG gGCTCCGGTGACGTGAAGTACCACCTGGGGATGTACCACCGGAGGATCAACCGCGTCACCGACAGGAACATCACCCTTTCCCTGGTGGCAAACCCCTCTCACTTGGAGGCAGCCGACCCCGTTGTTCAAGGCAAGACTAAAGCGGAGCAGTTTTACTGCGGGGACAcggaagggaagaag GTGATGTCCATCCTCCTGCACGGAGACGCGGCCTTCGCCGGGCAGGGAATCGTGTACGAGACGTTCCACCTGAGCGACCTGCCCTCCTACACCACGCACGGCACCGTGCACGTCGTGGTGAACAACCAG ATCGGGTTCACCACGGACCCCCGCATGGCCCGCTCCTCGCCGTACCCCACGGACGTGGCCCGCGTGGTGAACGCGCCCATCTTCCACGTCAACGCCGACGACCCGGAGGCCGTGGTGTACGTGTGTAACGTGGCAGCGGAGTGGCGGAGCACCTTCCATAAGGACGTGGTCGTGGATTTG GTGTGTTACAGGCGCAACGGGCACAATGAGATGGATGAGCCCATGTTCACACAGCCTCTGATGTACAAACAGATCCGGAAGCAGAAGCCGGTGCTGCAGAAATACGCGGAGCTGTTAATTTCACAGGGGGTGGTAAATCAGCCGGAGTACGAG GAGGAAATTGCCAAGTATGATAAGATATGCGAGGAGGCCCATGCAAGATCCAAGGATGAGAAGATATTGCACATCAAGCATTGGCTGGACTCACCCTGGCCTG GTTTCTTCACTCTGGACGGCCAGCCCCGCAGCATGACCTGCCCTTCCACCGGCCTGAACGAGGAGGACTTGACGCACATCGGCCAAGTGGCCAGCTCCGTGCCGGTGGAGGATTTCACTATCCACGGAG GTTTGAGCCGTATTCTGAAAACCCGCGGGGAGATGGTGAAGAACAGGACTGTGGACTGGGCCCTGGCAGAGTACATGGCGTTCGgctccctcctcaaagagggCATCCACATCCGCCTGAGCGGCCAGGACGTCGAGAGGGGGACGTTCAG ccATCGCCACCACGTCCTGCACGACCAGAACGTGGACAAGAGGACATGCATCCCCATGAACCACCTGTGGCCCAACCAGGCCCCCTACACCGTGTGCAACAGCTCCCTGTCCGAGTACGGCGTCCTCG GCTTCGAGCTGGGCTTTGCCATGGCCAGCCCCAACGCCCTGGTGCTTTGGGAGGCCCAGTTCGGGGACTTCCACAACACCGCCCAGTGCATAATCGACCAGTTCATCTGTCCTGGGCAGGCCAAGTGGGTGAGGCAGAACGGCATCGTCCTGCTGCTTCCCCATGGCATGGAGGGCATG GGTCCTGAGCACTCGTCCGCCCGCCCAGAGCGATTCTTGCAGATGTGCAACGACGATCCCGACGTCTTCCCT AAACTGGACGACTTTGACGTGCGCCAGCTGTACGACTGCAACTGGATCGTCGTGAACTGCTCCACTCCAGCCAACTTCTTCCACGTCCTCCGGCGCCAGATCCTCCTGCCCTTCCGCAAGCCG ctgaTAATCTTCACTCCAAAGTCGCTGCTGCGCCACCCCGAAGCTCGCTCCAGCTTCGATGACATGCTGCCAG GCACCCATTTCCTCCGCGTCATCCCCGACAGCGGCCCCGCAGCCCAGAACCCCGGGAACGTCAAGCGGGTGCTGTTCTGCACCGGCAAGGTGTACTACGACCTGACGCGGGAGCGCAAGGCCCGGCAGATGGAGGCCGACGTGGCCATCACCAGGGTGGAGCAG CTGTCCCCGTTCCCCTTCGACCTCCTGCAGAAGGAGGCGCAGAAGTACCCCAACGCCGAGCTGgtgtggtgccaggaggagcACAAGAACCAGGGCTACTACGACTACGTCAAGCCCCGGCTGCGCACCACCATCAACCGCGCCAAGCCCGTGTG GTACGCGGGGAGGGAGCCGGCCGCTGCCCCCGCCACGGGCAACAAGAAGACGCACCTGACGGAGCTGCAGCGCCTGCTGGACACAGCCTTCAACCTGGACGCCTTCAAGGACCTGGCCTGA